From one Lolium rigidum isolate FL_2022 chromosome 4, APGP_CSIRO_Lrig_0.1, whole genome shotgun sequence genomic stretch:
- the LOC124647642 gene encoding RHOMBOID-like protein 2: MAVPGHDADRKAGMGKWEGYPPPPPPQAQHPAARETEREWVPWVVPVFVAANVAMFAVAMYANNCPAHAPRRAGGRCVGAGFLGRFAFQPLRQNPLLGPSSATLEKLGALVWDKVVHGGQGWRLFTCIWLHAGVVHLLANMLSLVLVGLRLEQQFGFARVGVIYLASGVGGSVLSSLFVRDNISVGASGALFGLLGAMLSELFTNWTIYTNKAAALVTLLLVIAINLAIGMLPHVDNFAHIGGFLTGFLLGFVLLMRPHYAWSQRYVLPSSVKDAGRKYLPYQWALLAVASVLAVIGLTVGMAMLFRGVNGNEHCQWCHYLSCVPTAKWSCGK, encoded by the exons ATGGCAGTCCCGGGGcacgacgcggaccggaaggccgGGATGGGCAAGTGGGAGGGgtacccaccgccgccgccgccgcaggcgcAGCACCCGGCGGCCCGCGAGACGGAGAGGGAGTGGGTGCCGTGGGTCGTCCCGGTCTTCGTGGCCGCCAACGTCGCCATGTTCGCCGTCGCCATGTACGCCAACAACTGCCCCGCgcacgcgccgcgccgcgccggcggGAGGTGCGTCGGCGCCGGCTTCCTCGGCCGCTTCGCCTTCCAGCCGCTCCGCCAGAACCCGCTCCTCGGGCCCTCCTCCGCCAC GTTGGAGAAGCTGGGCGCGCTGGTGTGGGACAAGGTGGTGCACGGGGGCCAGGGGTGGAGGCTCTTCACCTGCATCTGGCTGCACGCCGGCGTCGTCCACCTGCTCGCCAACATGCTCAGCCTCGTGCTCGTCGGCCTCAGGCTCGAGCAGCAGTTCGGATTCG CGAGGGTCGGCGTCATCTACCTCGCCTCCGGCGTCGGCGGAAGCGTGCTCTCGTCCCTCTTCGTCAGGGACAACATCTCCGTCGGCGCCTCGGGCGCCCTCTTCGGCCTTCTCGGCGCCATGCTCTCGGAGCTCTTCACCAACTGGACAATCTACACCAACAAG gcggcggcgctggtgacGCTCCTGCTGGTGATCGCGATCAACCTGGCGATCGGCATGCTCCCGCACGTCGACAACTTCGCCCACATCGGCGGCTTCCTCACGGGCTTCCTTCTCGGCTTCGTGCTCCTCATGCGCCCACACTACGCATGGTCGCAGCGTTACGTGCTGCCCTCCTCCGTCAAGGACGCCGGCAGGAAGTACCTGCCATACCAGTGGGCTCTGCTGGCCGTGGCTTCAGTGCTCGCCGTCATCGG GCTGACTGTCGGGATGGCGATGCTCTTCAGAGGTGTGAACGGCAACGAACACTGCCAGTGGTGCCACTACCTCAGCTGCGTGCCGACCGCCAAATGGAGCTGTGGGAAATGA